In a genomic window of Sphingomonas koreensis:
- the leuB gene encoding 3-isopropylmalate dehydrogenase codes for MPLIAILPGDGIGPEVTAQARRVLDALDLGLSFEEAPVGGAAYFSDGHPLPARTLDLAKRADALLFGAVGDPRCDGLDRHLRPEQAILGLRKELELFANLRPARLFPGLEDASALKPEVAGAIDMVIVRELNGDVYFGEKGMRTTASGRREGYDIMSYNEDEVARIARVGFETAQVRNRKLCSVDKANVLETSQLWRDVVIEVSAEFPDVELTHMYVDNAAMQLVRNPGQFDVIVTGNLFGDILSDQASMCAGSIGMLPSAALNGSGKGLYEPIHGSAPDIAGQGKANPCATILSAAMLLRYSLDMEAAADKVEAAVTAALAGGARTADLGGALSTEAMGDAVLKALA; via the coding sequence ATGCCTTTGATCGCAATTCTTCCCGGCGACGGGATCGGCCCGGAAGTCACCGCGCAGGCGCGACGCGTACTCGATGCGCTCGATCTTGGGTTGAGCTTCGAGGAAGCGCCTGTCGGCGGCGCGGCCTATTTCAGCGACGGGCACCCGCTTCCCGCGCGCACGCTAGACCTAGCCAAGCGTGCCGATGCGCTGCTGTTCGGTGCAGTCGGCGACCCTCGCTGTGACGGTCTCGATCGCCACCTGCGCCCCGAACAGGCCATTCTGGGTCTGCGCAAGGAACTGGAGCTGTTCGCGAACCTGCGCCCGGCACGGCTGTTCCCGGGCCTTGAGGATGCGTCGGCGCTCAAGCCCGAGGTGGCGGGCGCGATCGATATGGTGATCGTGCGCGAGCTCAACGGCGACGTCTATTTCGGCGAGAAGGGCATGCGCACTACCGCGAGCGGCCGCCGCGAGGGGTACGACATCATGTCGTACAATGAGGACGAGGTGGCACGGATCGCCCGCGTCGGCTTCGAAACCGCGCAGGTGCGCAACAGGAAACTCTGCTCGGTCGACAAGGCCAACGTCCTCGAAACCTCTCAGCTGTGGCGCGACGTGGTGATCGAGGTTTCGGCAGAGTTCCCCGATGTCGAGCTGACCCATATGTATGTCGATAATGCCGCGATGCAGCTGGTGCGCAATCCCGGCCAGTTCGACGTCATCGTCACCGGCAACCTGTTTGGCGATATCCTGTCCGATCAGGCGAGCATGTGCGCGGGATCGATCGGGATGCTGCCTTCCGCCGCGCTCAACGGCAGCGGCAAGGGGCTGTACGAGCCGATCCACGGCTCGGCGCCTGACATTGCCGGACAGGGCAAGGCCAATCCCTGCGCGACGATCCTGTCGGCGGCGATGCTGCTGCGCTACTCGCTGGACATGGAAGCGGCTGCGGACAAGGTCGAGGCCGCGGTGACCGCCGCGCTGGCCGGCGGCGCACGCACCGCGGACCTGGGCGGTGCTCTGTCGACCGAAGCGATGGGCGATGCCGTGCTGAAGGCGCTTGCATGA
- a CDS encoding glycosyltransferase, with the protein MSAGPLELAVVIPTFNERRNVPILVAALDKALAGRRWEAIFVDDDSPDGTADAARELGRTDTRVRVIQRIGRRGLSSATIEGMCATAAPHVAVIDGDMQHDETLLPKMLDSLQGDAGLDVAIGSRFVDGGGTGEWDKDRVAKSAFATRLSRRVLKAELSDPMSGFFMIRSDVVREMVPHLSAIGFKILLDIMTASPRALKFVELPYVFRTRQEGESKLDHVVAMEYLIALYDRMFGRVIPVRFAMFSAIGALGAGVHFGALWLFYRLFGYSFLTGTIVATLVAMTFNFFLNNALTYRDARLKGFRPLLDGWISFCIVCSVGAIANVGVAAFLHDVQQAQWAPSALAGIVVAAVWNFALSSRFVWGRY; encoded by the coding sequence ATGAGCGCTGGGCCGCTCGAACTGGCGGTCGTCATTCCGACCTTCAACGAGCGGCGCAACGTGCCGATCCTCGTGGCGGCGCTCGACAAGGCGCTGGCAGGGCGGCGTTGGGAAGCGATCTTCGTCGATGACGACAGCCCCGACGGCACCGCCGATGCAGCGCGTGAGCTGGGGCGGACGGACACCCGCGTCCGGGTGATCCAGCGGATTGGGCGGCGCGGGCTTTCCTCCGCCACGATCGAAGGGATGTGCGCTACCGCCGCGCCGCATGTCGCGGTGATCGACGGCGACATGCAGCATGATGAGACGCTGCTTCCGAAGATGCTCGACTCGCTGCAGGGAGATGCGGGCCTCGACGTCGCGATCGGATCGCGCTTCGTCGATGGCGGCGGCACTGGCGAATGGGACAAGGATCGGGTCGCCAAGTCGGCATTCGCGACCAGGCTGTCGCGCCGCGTGCTCAAGGCCGAGCTCAGCGACCCGATGAGCGGCTTCTTCATGATCCGCAGCGATGTGGTGCGCGAGATGGTGCCGCACCTTTCGGCGATCGGCTTCAAGATCCTGCTCGACATCATGACGGCGAGCCCGCGCGCGCTGAAGTTTGTCGAACTGCCCTATGTTTTCCGCACCCGGCAGGAGGGGGAGAGCAAGCTCGATCACGTCGTTGCGATGGAATATCTGATCGCGCTCTACGATCGCATGTTCGGCCGCGTCATTCCGGTGCGGTTCGCGATGTTCTCCGCCATCGGCGCGCTGGGCGCGGGCGTGCATTTCGGCGCGCTGTGGCTGTTCTACCGGCTGTTCGGATACAGCTTCCTGACCGGCACCATCGTCGCGACGCTGGTCGCGATGACCTTCAACTTCTTCCTCAACAACGCGCTCACCTATCGCGATGCGCGTCTGAAGGGGTTCCGTCCGCTGCTCGACGGCTGGATCAGCTTCTGCATCGTATGCTCGGTCGGCGCGATCGCCAATGTCGGGGTCGCGGCGTTTCTGCACGACGTACAGCAGGCGCAATGGGCCCCCTCCGCGCTGGCGGGGATCGTGGTGGCCGCGGTGTGGAACTTCGCGCTGTCGTCGCGTTTCGTGTGGGGCAGATACTAG
- a CDS encoding TraB/GumN family protein: protein MAISHSLLLPLALIGASASLSVAAQEAVPDPEEEVVVTARRSGAPMWTIETSAGVVLLVGEITNVPQTAPWRPERLEAAATGAQRIILGTKAKVSPGDILRIIFKGGKLTKLPEKGVASDYLDAERLARLRALEARYGQSYDRGNFLMTAFDLLSKRLAFSKDTTEDATDVVRKSARRADIPTRPVGEVRGKDILDNLFAMAPASHLPCLDAAMAAAEIGPDIVTARGTAWTRFDIPAVMGNPLETALGRCWPWTDDSFGSALRGQWIEAIDEALVQPGVTLAVVPVRVLAESDGVLDRLERRGLSVKGPLWRAER from the coding sequence ATGGCCATCTCTCATTCCCTGCTCCTTCCACTCGCCCTGATCGGGGCGAGTGCCAGCCTCTCCGTCGCCGCACAGGAAGCGGTGCCGGATCCGGAAGAGGAGGTTGTCGTCACGGCGCGGCGCTCGGGCGCGCCGATGTGGACGATAGAGACATCCGCCGGAGTGGTGCTGCTCGTCGGCGAGATCACCAATGTACCCCAGACCGCGCCGTGGCGACCGGAGCGGCTGGAAGCCGCCGCCACCGGCGCGCAGCGCATCATCCTGGGGACCAAGGCCAAGGTCTCACCCGGGGATATCCTGCGGATCATCTTCAAGGGTGGGAAGCTCACCAAGCTTCCCGAAAAGGGCGTTGCGTCCGACTATCTGGATGCAGAGCGGCTAGCGCGCCTGCGGGCACTCGAAGCGAGATATGGTCAGAGCTATGACCGCGGGAACTTCCTGATGACTGCGTTCGACCTGCTTTCGAAGCGGCTGGCCTTCAGCAAGGATACGACGGAAGACGCCACCGATGTGGTACGCAAGTCGGCGCGCCGTGCAGACATTCCGACCCGTCCGGTCGGGGAGGTACGGGGCAAGGATATCCTCGACAATCTGTTCGCAATGGCACCGGCCAGTCATCTCCCGTGCCTCGATGCGGCGATGGCTGCGGCCGAGATCGGCCCGGATATCGTTACCGCCCGTGGCACGGCGTGGACCCGCTTCGATATTCCTGCGGTGATGGGCAATCCGTTGGAGACTGCACTGGGGCGCTGCTGGCCATGGACCGACGACAGCTTCGGCTCCGCGCTGCGCGGACAATGGATCGAGGCAATCGACGAGGCGCTGGTACAGCCTGGCGTGACGCTTGCGGTCGTACCGGTCCGGGTGCTCGCGGAGTCAGATGGCGTGCTCGACCGGCTCGAGCGTCGGGGCCTGTCGGTGAAGGGTCCGCTTTGGCGCGCCGAGCGCTAG
- a CDS encoding glycosyltransferase family 39 protein, translating into MLDRLEQRPVLLALLIGIAALLLFGIGVQRPSILMFDEVHYVPAARVLIDLAHPVNMEHPLLGKSLIALGMLIFGDNPIGWRAMSVLAGALTIVGVYSFARRLTGATRAGLFAALFAMLGQLVFIQARIGMLDVFLGMLLVWAGVAFLRAMQGDSRRRAQFLLLASAIAFGGAVAVKWAAVPYVALAGMAFLWLRRGHPERFGGTSWFAGLTILGCVSIATYFLTFAPAFFYTTNPMTLARLVPFQLEMWGLQTQVLAPHNYQSDWWSWPLMLRPIWYFYEPDQGAQRGVLLIGNPAIMWGGLVAVAACWWAGLRDKAGAPLTAAILWTVSLGVWAVIPKSLGFYYYYYLPGIILSVVLAVAFQHYAAKVKRNDEWYLVLCVGLFAYFYPILAALALPSERSFERWIWFPGWA; encoded by the coding sequence ATGCTCGATCGCCTCGAACAACGCCCCGTCCTGCTGGCACTGCTGATCGGCATCGCAGCGCTGCTGCTGTTCGGCATCGGCGTTCAGCGCCCCAGCATCCTGATGTTCGACGAAGTCCATTACGTGCCCGCCGCGCGTGTCCTGATCGATCTCGCGCATCCGGTGAACATGGAGCACCCTCTGCTCGGCAAATCGCTGATCGCACTGGGAATGCTGATCTTCGGCGACAATCCGATCGGCTGGCGCGCAATGTCGGTGCTGGCCGGCGCGCTGACCATCGTCGGCGTCTACAGCTTCGCCCGCCGCCTGACCGGCGCGACGCGTGCAGGCCTGTTCGCGGCACTGTTCGCGATGCTTGGGCAGCTCGTCTTCATCCAGGCGCGGATCGGCATGCTCGACGTGTTTCTCGGCATGTTGCTGGTATGGGCGGGAGTTGCCTTCCTGCGCGCGATGCAAGGCGATTCGCGGCGGCGCGCGCAGTTTCTCCTATTGGCGAGCGCGATTGCGTTCGGGGGCGCCGTCGCGGTCAAATGGGCGGCAGTGCCCTATGTCGCGCTGGCTGGCATGGCGTTCCTCTGGCTGCGGCGCGGACATCCTGAGCGATTCGGCGGCACCAGCTGGTTTGCGGGCCTGACGATCCTCGGCTGTGTCAGCATCGCCACTTATTTCCTCACCTTCGCACCGGCATTCTTCTACACGACCAATCCAATGACGCTGGCCCGGCTGGTCCCGTTCCAGCTCGAGATGTGGGGCCTCCAGACGCAGGTACTGGCCCCGCACAACTACCAGTCCGACTGGTGGAGCTGGCCGCTGATGCTCCGCCCGATCTGGTATTTCTACGAACCGGATCAGGGCGCTCAGCGCGGCGTGCTCCTCATCGGCAATCCCGCGATCATGTGGGGGGGGCTAGTCGCGGTCGCCGCCTGCTGGTGGGCCGGACTGCGCGACAAGGCGGGCGCACCGCTGACCGCGGCGATCCTCTGGACCGTCTCGCTCGGCGTGTGGGCGGTGATCCCCAAGTCGCTCGGCTTCTACTATTACTACTACCTGCCCGGCATCATCCTGTCGGTCGTGCTCGCCGTCGCCTTCCAGCACTATGCCGCGAAGGTGAAGCGCAACGACGAATGGTATCTCGTGCTGTGCGTCGGGCTGTTCGCCTATTTCTACCCGATCCTTGCCGCGCTGGCGCTGCCGAGCGAGCGGAGCTTCGAACGCTGGATCTGGTTCCCCGGCTGGGCCTGA
- a CDS encoding trans-sulfuration enzyme family protein gives MKRRTGQDRSITQNWKPATQAIRGGTARSEWGETSEALFLTSGYAYDCAGDAAARFSGDQQGMTYSRLQNPTVEMLEQRIALLEGAEACRATASGMAAMTAALLCQLSAGDHLIGGRAAFGSCRWLTDTQLPKFGIETTVVDARDPQQFIDAIRPNTKVFFFETPANPTMDVVDLKAVCAIARERGIVTVVDNAFATPALQRPMDFGADVVAYSATKMMDGQGRVLAGAVCGTEEFINNTLLPFHRNTGPTLSPFNAWVVLKGLETLDLRIQRQSENALKVARFLEGRVPRVNFPGLPSHPQHNLAMSQMAAAGPIFSIELDGGRTQAHGLLDALGLIDISNNIGDSRSLMTHPASTTHSGVAEDQRLLMGVGEGMLRLNVGLEDPEDLIADLDQALGSVGL, from the coding sequence ATGAAGCGCCGTACCGGACAAGACCGCAGCATCACCCAGAACTGGAAGCCCGCGACGCAGGCGATCCGGGGTGGCACCGCTCGTAGCGAATGGGGGGAGACGAGCGAAGCGCTCTTCCTGACATCGGGCTACGCCTATGATTGTGCGGGCGATGCCGCTGCGCGCTTCTCGGGCGATCAGCAGGGCATGACCTATTCGCGCCTGCAGAATCCCACGGTCGAGATGCTCGAACAGCGTATCGCCCTGCTCGAGGGCGCCGAGGCGTGCCGCGCGACGGCATCGGGCATGGCCGCGATGACCGCGGCGCTGCTCTGCCAGCTGTCGGCAGGCGATCACTTGATCGGTGGGCGTGCCGCCTTCGGCTCGTGCCGCTGGTTGACCGATACGCAGCTTCCCAAGTTCGGGATCGAGACGACGGTCGTCGACGCGCGCGACCCGCAACAGTTCATCGATGCGATCCGGCCGAATACCAAGGTGTTCTTCTTCGAAACCCCGGCCAACCCGACGATGGACGTGGTCGATCTGAAGGCCGTCTGCGCGATCGCGCGCGAACGCGGCATCGTCACCGTGGTCGACAACGCTTTCGCTACCCCGGCGCTGCAGCGGCCGATGGACTTCGGCGCCGACGTCGTCGCCTATTCGGCGACCAAGATGATGGACGGGCAGGGACGCGTGCTCGCCGGTGCGGTGTGCGGGACCGAGGAGTTCATCAACAACACGCTGCTGCCCTTCCACCGCAACACCGGGCCGACGCTGTCGCCGTTCAACGCCTGGGTCGTACTGAAGGGGTTGGAGACGCTCGACCTGCGCATCCAGCGTCAGAGCGAGAATGCGCTGAAGGTCGCGCGTTTCCTCGAGGGCCGCGTGCCGCGCGTCAATTTCCCGGGGCTGCCGAGCCATCCCCAGCACAATCTGGCGATGAGCCAGATGGCGGCTGCCGGACCGATCTTCTCGATCGAACTGGATGGCGGGCGTACCCAGGCACATGGGCTGCTCGACGCACTCGGCCTTATCGACATCTCGAACAATATCGGCGATTCTCGCTCGCTGATGACTCACCCGGCCTCCACCACGCATAGCGGCGTCGCCGAAGACCAGCGCCTGCTGATGGGCGTGGGCGAGGGAATGCTGCGGCTCAATGTCGGCCTCGAAGATCCGGAGGACCTGATCGCCGATCTCGATCAGGCCCTCGGCTCGGTCGGGTTGTGA
- the apaG gene encoding Co2+/Mg2+ efflux protein ApaG: MKALFSQEENTRDIVVRVSVSYLPEQSEPDRGRWFWAYHIRIENQSHQAVQLLTRHWIITDGRGSRHSVEGEGVVGEQPMIAPGASYDYVSGCPLATPTGSMQGSYRMVGADGMEFDVAIPKFSLLAPAVAE; encoded by the coding sequence GTGAAGGCGCTCTTCTCTCAGGAGGAAAACACGCGCGACATCGTCGTGCGCGTATCGGTGAGCTATCTGCCCGAACAGTCGGAGCCCGATCGCGGCCGCTGGTTCTGGGCCTATCACATCCGCATCGAGAACCAGTCGCATCAGGCGGTTCAGCTGCTGACGCGCCACTGGATCATCACCGACGGTCGCGGTTCGCGGCATTCGGTGGAGGGCGAGGGCGTGGTCGGCGAGCAGCCGATGATCGCACCCGGCGCCAGCTACGATTATGTGTCGGGTTGCCCGCTCGCGACGCCGACCGGATCGATGCAGGGCAGCTACCGGATGGTTGGCGCGGACGGCATGGAGTTCGACGTGGCGATCCCCAAATTCTCCCTATTGGCCCCGGCGGTTGCGGAATGA
- a CDS encoding LysR family transcriptional regulator, with translation MKRTHLPLNGLRVLDAAARHLSFTRAADELAVTPAAVGQQIRALEDTLGVVLFRRTTKGLELTPEAEAGLAALRAGFLQFEESVRAMQAGQSSKSLTIAAPRDLTEKWLMPRLAEIARDDAELRFVLVTADDAIDFTEANLDLAIRWGEGPGEHEGEALESDGMVTVGRPGSNADTPIAWPGCVAEEGVALVRVGDAGLALDAAAQGLGRATVPELLARDDIEAGRVAVLGDPKASRLGYWMVAPLPQWRQKKVKTLVEALGEA, from the coding sequence ATGAAGCGGACTCATCTTCCCCTGAACGGCCTGCGTGTGCTCGACGCGGCGGCGCGGCATCTGTCCTTTACCCGTGCGGCGGACGAGCTGGCGGTGACCCCGGCGGCGGTCGGCCAGCAGATTCGCGCGCTCGAGGACACGCTTGGCGTCGTGTTGTTCCGCCGCACCACCAAGGGGCTCGAACTGACGCCCGAGGCCGAGGCTGGGCTGGCCGCGTTGCGTGCCGGCTTCCTTCAGTTCGAGGAATCGGTTCGCGCGATGCAGGCGGGCCAATCGTCCAAGTCGCTGACGATCGCTGCGCCGCGCGACCTGACCGAGAAATGGCTGATGCCGCGCCTCGCCGAGATCGCCCGCGACGACGCCGAGCTGCGCTTCGTGCTGGTCACCGCGGACGACGCGATCGACTTCACCGAAGCCAATCTCGACCTGGCGATTCGCTGGGGCGAAGGGCCGGGCGAGCATGAGGGCGAGGCGCTGGAGAGCGACGGCATGGTGACGGTCGGCCGTCCCGGTTCGAACGCGGATACGCCGATCGCCTGGCCGGGCTGCGTCGCCGAAGAGGGCGTCGCGCTGGTGCGCGTCGGCGATGCGGGGCTGGCGCTCGATGCGGCCGCGCAGGGCTTGGGCCGGGCGACCGTGCCCGAGTTGTTGGCGCGCGACGATATCGAGGCGGGCCGCGTCGCGGTGCTGGGCGATCCCAAGGCGTCACGCCTCGGCTATTGGATGGTCGCGCCGCTCCCGCAATGGCGGCAGAAGAAGGTCAAGACCTTGGTCGAGGCACTGGGAGAGGCGTGA
- a CDS encoding GNAT family N-acetyltransferase, with protein MVTLETARLILRPRRLDDAEALHRAFSDAELMRYWSGPPHASVEETRADLARDAPEWRRWAITLKGDDTAIGVVVAGEKRQGNVTEIGYILVRDHWGSGIAREAASAVIDRIFAEGQRRVFADTDPDNAPSRAMLEKLGFKLEAVLRAEWETHLGVRDTTIYGLLRDEWEGGR; from the coding sequence ATGGTGACGCTCGAGACCGCGCGGCTCATTTTGAGGCCGCGCAGGCTCGACGATGCCGAGGCGCTTCACCGCGCCTTCTCCGATGCCGAGCTGATGCGTTACTGGTCCGGCCCGCCGCACGCGAGCGTCGAGGAAACACGCGCGGACCTGGCGCGCGATGCGCCCGAATGGCGGCGCTGGGCGATCACGCTCAAGGGCGACGATACCGCGATCGGCGTGGTCGTTGCGGGCGAGAAGCGGCAGGGCAACGTCACCGAGATCGGTTACATCCTTGTGCGCGACCATTGGGGCAGCGGTATCGCGCGCGAGGCGGCGTCGGCGGTGATCGACCGGATCTTCGCCGAGGGGCAGCGTCGCGTGTTCGCGGATACGGACCCGGACAACGCGCCTTCGCGGGCGATGCTCGAGAAGCTGGGATTCAAGCTCGAGGCGGTGCTGCGCGCCGAATGGGAAACGCATCTCGGCGTGCGCGATACGACGATCTACGGTCTGTTGCGCGACGAGTGGGAGGGCGGGCGCTGA
- a CDS encoding serine hydrolase, translating into MRRLGALLLAIAPPAALAQQPSTPVAAVPAGLQMRIDALPAMVNRVGDFEDYFAPAFKAQVPKAQFDQIGAQLKARFGVAVKVEKVTVTSPHAATVELGFERGVGTVQIVVDPAAPHRVTGLLLSRIEPRDDSIAKIEAEIRALPGTTAIGVYALGDGVTPVTELAGSQSMPIGSAFKLWILAEAARQVNAGTRKWSDVVPLGARSLPSGISQRWPDGVPVTLHTLATLMISISDNTATDTLLNALGRERVDAMVAQTGVADAKATLPLLTTMEAFQLKSPGNADLAAQWKPAGADGRRKLLAANRARLAATKIDPAMFADKPVALDIEWFASPRDEAAVLDWLRTKGGSEALAILAVNPGTPDTGLFDYMGFKGGSEPGVIYTNWLVKTKKGNWYAVTGGWTRSDAAVDERGFAMLMSRLLTQVAAQ; encoded by the coding sequence ATGAGGCGGCTGGGCGCGCTGCTTCTGGCGATCGCCCCACCCGCCGCCTTAGCGCAGCAGCCGTCCACCCCCGTCGCCGCCGTCCCGGCGGGGCTACAGATGCGGATCGATGCGCTGCCCGCGATGGTCAACCGCGTCGGTGACTTCGAGGATTATTTTGCCCCTGCCTTCAAGGCGCAGGTGCCCAAGGCCCAGTTCGACCAGATCGGCGCGCAGTTGAAGGCGCGGTTCGGCGTGGCGGTGAAGGTCGAGAAGGTCACCGTCACCTCGCCCCACGCCGCCACCGTCGAGCTCGGGTTCGAAAGGGGCGTCGGCACCGTCCAGATCGTGGTCGACCCGGCCGCTCCACATCGCGTGACTGGCCTGCTGCTCAGCCGAATCGAGCCCCGCGACGATTCGATCGCGAAGATAGAGGCGGAGATTCGCGCGCTGCCCGGCACCACCGCGATCGGCGTCTATGCGCTGGGCGATGGCGTGACGCCCGTGACCGAACTGGCAGGCAGCCAGTCCATGCCGATCGGATCGGCGTTCAAGCTGTGGATCCTTGCCGAGGCCGCGCGCCAGGTGAACGCCGGCACGCGCAAATGGAGCGACGTCGTTCCACTGGGCGCGCGCTCGCTGCCCTCGGGCATCAGCCAGCGCTGGCCCGATGGCGTGCCGGTGACGCTGCACACGCTGGCGACGCTGATGATCTCGATCAGCGACAACACCGCGACCGACACCCTGCTGAACGCACTCGGCCGCGAGCGGGTCGACGCCATGGTTGCGCAGACCGGGGTCGCCGACGCCAAGGCGACGCTGCCGCTCCTGACGACGATGGAAGCGTTCCAGCTCAAATCGCCCGGCAACGCCGACCTGGCGGCGCAGTGGAAGCCCGCCGGGGCGGACGGCCGCCGCAAGCTGCTCGCCGCAAACCGCGCCCGGCTCGCGGCGACGAAGATCGATCCCGCGATGTTCGCCGACAAGCCGGTCGCGCTCGATATCGAGTGGTTCGCCAGTCCGCGCGACGAAGCCGCAGTACTCGACTGGCTGCGGACGAAGGGCGGCAGCGAGGCGCTGGCGATCCTGGCAGTGAACCCCGGCACCCCCGACACCGGCCTGTTCGACTATATGGGGTTCAAGGGCGGGTCCGAGCCGGGCGTGATCTACACCAACTGGCTGGTGAAGACGAAGAAGGGCAATTGGTATGCCGTCACCGGCGGCTGGACGCGCAGCGACGCCGCGGTGGACGAGCGCGGCTTCGCGATGCTGATGAGCCGCCTGCTTACACAGGTGGCGGCGCAATAG
- the parE gene encoding DNA topoisomerase IV subunit B, protein MSSDLFQPSSATPANSYDASSIEVLEGLEPVRRRPGMYIGGTDERALHHLAAEVLDNAMDEAVAGHANRIEVTLDVGNRLTITDNGRGFPIDPHPKFPDKSALEVILSMLHSGGKFSGKAYATSGGLHGVGISVVNALSVDTVVEVARDKQLYRQRFSRGQTLGPLEHLGGTPNRRGSLVSFTPDSEIFGEMNFKPARLYKLARSKAYLFAGVEIRWKCAPELISDDTPAEAVFQFPGGLADHLKEQLGTREGATAEFFSGTQEFSDSQGRVEWAVAWPLWSDGSYSWYCNTIPTPDGGTHEQGLRQALVRGIRAFGELVGQKKAKDITADDIMVGSELMLSVFIREPQFQSQTKDRLTSPEATALVEKAVRDHFDHFLADRMDRGKALLGYVLDRMDERLRRKQEREVKRKTATSGRKLRLPGKLTDCSADDPAGTELFIVEGDSAGGSAKQARDRKTQAILPIRGKILNVASATSAKILANQEIADLIQALGCGTRKDCVVDNLRYERIVIMTDADVDGAHIATLLMTFFFQEMPDIVRRGHLYLAQPPLYRLTAGTKSLYARDDAHRAEIEANAFKGRKVDVARFKGLGEMNPGQLRETTMDPKTRSMIRITLPQEYEERAGVKDLVDRLMGTNPAHRFAFIQENAARLDEEAIDA, encoded by the coding sequence ATGTCCTCCGATCTGTTCCAGCCCTCCTCCGCCACGCCCGCCAACAGCTACGACGCCTCGTCGATCGAGGTGCTCGAGGGGCTGGAACCGGTTCGCCGCCGCCCCGGCATGTATATTGGCGGCACCGACGAGCGCGCGCTGCATCACCTCGCCGCCGAAGTGCTCGACAATGCGATGGACGAGGCGGTCGCGGGGCATGCAAACCGGATCGAGGTGACGCTTGACGTCGGCAACCGGCTGACCATCACCGACAACGGACGCGGCTTCCCGATCGACCCGCATCCCAAGTTCCCGGACAAGTCGGCGCTCGAGGTGATCCTCTCGATGCTCCACTCGGGCGGCAAATTCTCGGGCAAGGCCTATGCGACGTCGGGCGGCCTTCACGGCGTCGGCATTAGCGTCGTCAACGCGCTGTCGGTCGATACGGTGGTCGAGGTAGCACGCGACAAGCAGCTCTATCGCCAGCGCTTCAGCCGGGGCCAGACGCTGGGTCCGCTCGAGCATCTCGGCGGCACCCCCAACCGGCGCGGGAGCCTGGTCAGCTTCACCCCTGATTCCGAGATTTTCGGGGAGATGAACTTCAAGCCGGCCCGGCTCTACAAGCTCGCCCGATCCAAGGCCTATCTGTTCGCAGGCGTCGAGATCCGCTGGAAATGCGCGCCCGAGCTCATCTCCGACGACACCCCGGCCGAGGCGGTGTTCCAGTTTCCCGGGGGGCTGGCCGACCACCTCAAGGAACAGCTCGGCACGCGCGAGGGCGCGACCGCAGAGTTTTTCTCGGGAACCCAGGAATTCTCCGACTCGCAGGGCCGTGTCGAATGGGCGGTAGCATGGCCGCTGTGGAGCGATGGCAGCTACAGCTGGTACTGCAATACCATCCCGACGCCCGACGGCGGCACACATGAGCAGGGACTGCGTCAGGCGCTGGTGCGCGGTATCCGCGCGTTCGGCGAGTTGGTCGGGCAGAAGAAAGCCAAGGACATCACCGCCGACGACATCATGGTCGGGTCCGAACTGATGCTCTCGGTCTTCATCCGCGAACCGCAGTTCCAGTCGCAGACCAAGGACCGCCTGACATCGCCCGAGGCGACAGCTTTGGTCGAGAAGGCCGTGCGCGACCATTTCGACCATTTCCTTGCCGACCGCATGGACCGCGGCAAGGCGCTGCTCGGCTATGTCCTCGACCGGATGGACGAACGCCTGCGCCGCAAGCAGGAGCGCGAGGTCAAGCGCAAGACAGCAACTTCGGGCCGCAAGCTGCGCCTGCCCGGCAAGCTCACCGACTGCTCGGCCGACGATCCCGCGGGAACGGAACTCTTCATCGTCGAGGGCGACTCGGCCGGCGGAAGCGCCAAGCAGGCACGTGACCGCAAGACCCAAGCGATCCTCCCGATCCGCGGCAAGATCCTCAACGTGGCGTCGGCCACATCGGCAAAAATACTTGCAAATCAAGAGATTGCCGACCTTATCCAGGCGCTTGGCTGCGGCACGCGCAAGGACTGCGTTGTGGACAACCTTCGCTACGAACGCATCGTCATCATGACCGATGCCGATGTCGATGGCGCCCATATCGCGACGCTGCTGATGACCTTCTTCTTCCAGGAGATGCCCGACATCGTGCGCCGCGGGCATCTCTACCTCGCCCAGCCGCCGCTCTATCGCCTCACCGCCGGCACAAAGTCGCTCTATGCCCGCGACGACGCGCACCGCGCCGAGATCGAGGCCAATGCATTCAAGGGCCGCAAGGTCGATGTCGCGCGCTTCAAGGGCCTTGGCGAAATGAACCCGGGCCAGTTGCGCGAAACGACGATGGATCCCAAGACCCGCAGCATGATCCGCATCACCCTTCCTCAGGAATATGAGGAACGCGCAGGCGTGAAGGATCTTGTCGATCGGCTGATGGGCACCAACCCGGCGCACCGCTTCGCGTTCATCCAGGAGAATGCTGCGCGGCTGGATGAGGAAGCGATCGACGCATGA